A window of Dissulfurirhabdus thermomarina contains these coding sequences:
- the rimO gene encoding 30S ribosomal protein S12 methylthiotransferase RimO produces MNPAKARPRLYVVSLGCAKNQVDTEVALGAIEREGGFDLTDRPETADLLVVNTCAFIERAVSESIEAVLETAEMKRPGQRLVVMGCLVQRYGEALLRELPEVDAFLGTEGPAGLPGLVRRLAAGEGPLLDLAPAGRLPLSAPRFLTTPPWRAWLRVAEGCDNRCTYCLIPRIRGPLRPVPLPDLVAEARDLEERGVKELTLVAQDLTAYRDGGSDLAALLRRLLAETGIAWIRLLYLHPNGINSNLLKIIADNPRICPYLDVPVQHASDRILARMGRRYRRRDLDALLGRIREHLPEAALRTTVMVGFPGEGEDDFEALLEFVERWRFDHLGAFAYSDEEGAPSGALGGKVARDVAARRLDRVMSLQAGIAAERNRRRVGRVEEVLVEGVSRETDLLLEGRTRYQAPDVDGVVYITAGRAEAGGLVPVKITGAHTYDLVGEIVSGTTEDGD; encoded by the coding sequence ATGAACCCAGCCAAGGCCCGGCCCAGACTGTACGTGGTCAGCCTGGGCTGCGCGAAGAACCAGGTGGACACCGAGGTGGCCCTCGGGGCCATAGAACGGGAGGGGGGCTTCGACCTCACCGACCGCCCGGAGACCGCCGATCTCCTCGTGGTCAACACCTGCGCCTTCATCGAGCGGGCGGTCTCGGAATCCATCGAGGCCGTCCTGGAGACCGCCGAGATGAAGCGCCCGGGCCAGCGGCTCGTGGTCATGGGCTGCCTGGTCCAGCGCTACGGGGAGGCCCTCCTCCGGGAGCTGCCCGAGGTGGACGCCTTCCTCGGCACCGAGGGGCCGGCGGGTCTCCCCGGCCTGGTCCGGCGCCTGGCCGCCGGGGAGGGACCCCTCCTGGACCTGGCCCCGGCGGGCCGCCTTCCGCTCTCCGCCCCCCGGTTCCTCACCACGCCCCCCTGGCGGGCCTGGCTCCGGGTGGCCGAGGGGTGCGACAACCGGTGCACCTATTGCCTCATCCCCCGGATCCGGGGCCCCCTGCGGCCCGTCCCCCTTCCCGACCTCGTGGCGGAGGCCCGGGACCTCGAGGAAAGGGGTGTCAAGGAATTGACCTTGGTGGCCCAGGACCTCACCGCCTACCGCGACGGCGGATCGGACCTCGCCGCTCTCCTCCGCCGCCTCCTGGCCGAGACGGGGATCGCCTGGATCCGTCTCCTCTACCTTCACCCTAACGGTATCAACTCGAATTTATTGAAGATTATTGCGGATAACCCGCGCATCTGCCCCTACCTCGACGTCCCGGTCCAGCACGCCAGCGACCGGATCCTCGCCCGGATGGGCCGCCGCTACCGGCGACGGGACCTTGACGCCCTCCTCGGCCGGATCCGGGAGCACCTCCCGGAGGCGGCCCTCCGGACCACCGTCATGGTGGGCTTCCCGGGGGAAGGGGAGGACGACTTCGAGGCGCTCCTCGAGTTCGTGGAGCGGTGGCGTTTCGATCACCTCGGGGCCTTCGCCTACTCCGACGAGGAGGGGGCGCCGTCGGGCGCCCTGGGCGGCAAGGTGGCCCGGGATGTGGCGGCCCGGCGGCTGGACCGGGTCATGTCCCTCCAGGCGGGGATCGCCGCGGAGCGCAACCGCCGCCGGGTGGGCCGGGTGGAAGAGGTCCTGGTGGAAGGGGTGAGCCGGGAGACGGATCTCCTCCTCGAGGGCCGCACCCGGTACCAGGCGCCCGACGTGGACGGGGTGGTCTACATCACGGCCGGCCGGGCCGAGGCGGGCGGCCTGGTCCCGGTGAAGATCACCGGGGCCCACACCTATGACCTGGTGGGAGAGATCGTCTCCGGCACGACCGAAGACGGGGATTAG
- the panD gene encoding aspartate 1-decarboxylase, producing MLRTMLNSKIHRARVTEARLDYEGSLSLDPDLMEAAGLLPYEQVRVYNISTGERFETYVIKGDRPGSGTVCLNGAAARKGSPGDLVIIASYGLYAPEEIPSGQSILVWVDEHNRVARRKVDPWSA from the coding sequence ATGCTGCGCACCATGCTGAATTCCAAGATCCACCGGGCCCGGGTGACCGAGGCCCGGCTGGACTACGAGGGAAGCCTTTCCCTGGACCCGGACCTCATGGAGGCGGCCGGCCTCCTCCCCTACGAGCAGGTCCGGGTCTACAACATCTCCACCGGGGAACGCTTCGAGACCTACGTCATCAAGGGGGACCGCCCCGGTTCCGGGACGGTCTGCCTCAACGGGGCCGCGGCCCGGAAGGGCAGCCCGGGGGACCTCGTCATCATCGCCTCCTACGGCCTCTACGCCCCCGAGGAGATCCCGTCGGGCCAAAGCATCCTCGTGTGGGTGGACGAACACAACCGGGTCGCCCGCCGCAAGGTGGACCCCTGGTCCGCCTGA
- the panC gene encoding pantoate--beta-alanine ligase, which yields MDILTEKSSMRRAADRWRAEGRRIALVPTMGYFHEGHLSLMDMARKAADRVVVSLFVNPAQFGPSEDLARYPRDLERDAALAEARGVDCLFAPPAEEMYPAGYQTWVEVTDLAAGLCGASRPGHFRGVCTVVAKLFNIVRPDVAVFGAKDFQQLQVVRRMAADLDLPVEILAHPVVREPDGLAMSSRNTYLSPEERRSALSLFSSLELAARLVREGEREAGRIEAAVAAHIRSAPGTRIDYVFVGDPETLRPVKRLAGPTLLALAVWVGKTRLIDNTILEPCPTGPMRAD from the coding sequence GTGGACATCCTCACGGAAAAGTCGTCCATGCGCCGGGCCGCCGACCGCTGGCGGGCCGAGGGCCGCCGCATCGCCCTCGTCCCCACCATGGGCTACTTCCACGAGGGGCACCTCTCCCTCATGGACATGGCCCGGAAGGCGGCCGACCGGGTGGTGGTGAGCCTCTTCGTGAACCCGGCCCAGTTCGGTCCGTCGGAGGACCTCGCCCGCTACCCGCGGGACCTCGAGCGGGACGCCGCCCTGGCGGAGGCCCGGGGCGTGGACTGCCTCTTCGCCCCCCCGGCCGAGGAGATGTACCCGGCCGGGTACCAGACCTGGGTGGAGGTGACGGATCTCGCCGCGGGCCTGTGCGGGGCCTCCAGGCCCGGGCACTTCCGCGGGGTCTGCACCGTGGTGGCCAAGCTCTTCAACATCGTCCGCCCGGACGTGGCGGTCTTCGGCGCCAAGGACTTCCAGCAGCTCCAGGTGGTGCGCCGGATGGCGGCGGACCTCGACCTCCCGGTGGAGATCCTCGCCCACCCCGTGGTGCGGGAACCCGACGGGCTGGCCATGAGCTCCCGGAACACCTACCTCTCGCCGGAAGAGCGCCGTTCGGCCCTCTCCCTCTTCTCGTCTTTGGAACTGGCCGCCCGCCTGGTGCGGGAGGGAGAGCGGGAGGCGGGACGGATCGAGGCCGCCGTGGCGGCCCACATCCGCTCCGCCCCCGGCACCCGCATCGACTACGTCTTCGTCGGGGACCCGGAGACCCTCCGGCCGGTGAAGCGGCTGGCCGGCCCCACCCTGCTGGCGCTGGCGGTCTGGGTGGGCAAGACCCGGCTCATCGACAACACGATCCTGGAACCCTGCCCGACCGGGCCGATGCGGGCGGACTAG
- a CDS encoding GspE/PulE family protein: MAEQRPPIGKLLKDHGLVSEEQIQYALQEQRATGERLGECLMRLGLVTDAEVARALAQQSGHPFVDLRTFLPRAENLERLPAQVARDQKILPLYNEEGRLHVAVADPYDPRPRDVVFRLTGGFPEIHVGAEGELGKVIERFYYLLEHPLDEQIEEMAERLRRDPAGDLDVGRMVDMLLAAAISQRATDVHVSPSDRTVRVMFRVDGVTGPAYIFPIGLHNRLVTNIKVRSGMDISEQRKPQDGRMSFEFLGDAFDIRVSTVRSQFGENLVLRLLPARGGTFLGIADLGFEPEELAKARELFGLPYGMVLVTGPTGSGKTTTLYAGLRGMDAISKNILTVEDPIEYEFLLIHQTQVNERAGYTFASAIRTFLRQDPDVILVGEIRDEETAVLATRAALTGHLVLSTLHTNNALGAVARLRDLGISPYLLSTSLAGILAQRLVRRLCYRCKERYQPDKHVLRRYGLPEDGEYYKGKGCEFCRGTGYLGRIAVVEILSMSRELLRLIAEEAPMGAIEDQARAEGFRDLVEIGKKKVLAGETSLDEMQRVLG; this comes from the coding sequence ATGGCAGAGCAACGACCCCCCATAGGGAAACTCCTCAAGGACCACGGGCTCGTCTCCGAGGAACAGATCCAGTACGCCCTCCAGGAACAGCGGGCCACCGGGGAACGGCTCGGGGAGTGCCTCATGCGGCTCGGCCTCGTCACCGACGCCGAGGTGGCCCGGGCCCTGGCCCAGCAGAGCGGGCATCCCTTCGTAGACCTGCGGACCTTCCTCCCCCGCGCGGAGAACCTCGAGCGCCTTCCGGCCCAGGTCGCCCGGGACCAGAAGATCCTCCCCCTCTACAACGAAGAAGGAAGGCTCCACGTGGCCGTGGCCGACCCCTACGACCCGCGTCCCCGGGACGTGGTCTTCCGGCTCACGGGGGGCTTCCCCGAGATCCACGTCGGTGCGGAAGGGGAACTCGGCAAGGTCATCGAGCGGTTCTACTACCTCCTCGAGCACCCGCTGGACGAGCAGATCGAGGAGATGGCGGAGCGGCTTCGCCGTGACCCCGCCGGGGACCTGGACGTGGGCCGGATGGTGGACATGCTGCTCGCCGCCGCCATCAGCCAGCGGGCCACCGACGTCCACGTGAGCCCCAGCGACCGCACCGTCCGAGTGATGTTCCGGGTGGACGGTGTCACGGGCCCGGCCTACATCTTCCCCATAGGCCTCCACAACCGGCTGGTCACCAACATCAAGGTCCGGTCGGGGATGGACATCTCCGAGCAGCGAAAACCCCAGGACGGGCGGATGTCCTTCGAATTTCTGGGAGACGCCTTCGACATCCGCGTCTCCACCGTGCGGTCCCAGTTCGGGGAGAACCTGGTGCTCCGGCTCCTGCCCGCCCGCGGCGGGACCTTCCTCGGTATCGCCGATCTCGGGTTCGAGCCCGAGGAGCTGGCCAAGGCCCGGGAGCTCTTCGGCCTCCCCTACGGCATGGTGTTGGTCACCGGCCCCACCGGGAGCGGCAAGACCACCACCCTCTACGCCGGGCTGCGCGGGATGGACGCCATCAGCAAGAACATCCTCACCGTGGAGGACCCCATCGAGTACGAGTTCCTCCTGATCCACCAGACCCAGGTGAACGAGCGGGCGGGCTACACCTTCGCCTCCGCCATCCGGACCTTCCTCCGCCAGGACCCGGACGTGATCCTCGTGGGGGAGATCCGGGACGAGGAGACGGCGGTGCTCGCCACCCGGGCGGCGCTCACCGGGCACCTGGTGCTCTCCACCCTCCACACCAACAACGCCCTGGGCGCCGTGGCCCGGCTCCGAGACCTCGGGATCTCGCCCTATCTCCTCTCCACCTCCCTGGCCGGGATCCTGGCCCAGCGGCTGGTGCGCCGGCTCTGCTACCGGTGCAAGGAGCGGTACCAGCCCGACAAGCACGTGCTGCGGCGCTACGGACTCCCGGAGGACGGGGAATACTACAAGGGGAAGGGCTGTGAATTCTGCCGCGGCACCGGGTACCTCGGCCGGATCGCCGTGGTGGAGATCCTCTCCATGAGCCGGGAGCTCCTTCGGCTCATCGCGGAGGAGGCCCCCATGGGGGCCATCGAAGACCAGGCCCGGGCCGAGGGGTTCCGGGATCTCGTCGAGATCGGGAAGAAGAAGGTGCTGGCCGGGGAGACCAGCCTCGACGAGATGCAGCGGGTGCTCGGCTGA
- a CDS encoding type II secretion system F family protein encodes MATFSYEALDRDGNRLRESGDFASPAELFVTLRQRGLSLLRYRRRLFPGLSLERGRVRRLVLAEFFRNLALLLRGGVPLMQALEDLEASPGDKALKRILTRVVADVRNGRMFSEALRAHRGIFPRIVLALVAIGEETGSLDRTLDDAGRHIERVHEIITSTKRALMYPTFVVVLMLVAFSVWIFYVLPKMLDLFQGLGLKELPAATVFLIATVDVCQRWWPVVPIFIALFAALRLAARAHPDLKFYWDAAAARTPVFGRIVKASALAFFFEYLSLLASAGIDILKSLDLMEDSVGHEELRRGIRRVREDVMAGFGLTEAFGRVTFFDPFVLRMVGVGEQTGNLPEQFLILARRYMDEVDKLVDTLSRTLEPILIVFAGIIFLLVALGLIGPIYQMVGQIK; translated from the coding sequence ATGGCGACCTTTTCCTACGAGGCCCTGGACCGCGACGGGAACCGGCTCCGCGAGAGCGGGGACTTCGCCTCCCCGGCGGAGCTCTTCGTCACCCTCCGGCAGCGGGGGCTGAGCCTCCTCCGCTACCGGCGGCGCCTCTTCCCGGGTCTCTCCTTGGAGCGGGGGCGCGTGCGCCGGCTCGTCCTCGCCGAGTTCTTCCGGAACCTGGCCCTGCTCCTCCGGGGCGGAGTCCCCCTCATGCAGGCCCTCGAGGACCTGGAGGCCAGCCCCGGCGACAAGGCGCTCAAGCGGATCCTCACCCGAGTGGTGGCCGACGTCCGAAACGGCCGGATGTTCTCCGAGGCCCTCCGCGCCCACAGGGGGATCTTTCCCCGGATCGTCCTCGCCCTGGTCGCCATCGGCGAAGAGACCGGGAGCCTCGACCGGACCCTGGACGACGCGGGGCGCCACATCGAGCGGGTCCACGAGATCATCACCAGCACCAAGCGGGCCCTCATGTACCCCACCTTCGTGGTGGTCCTCATGCTGGTCGCCTTCTCGGTCTGGATCTTCTACGTGTTGCCCAAGATGTTGGACCTCTTCCAGGGACTGGGGCTCAAGGAGCTGCCCGCGGCCACGGTGTTCCTCATCGCCACCGTGGACGTCTGCCAGCGGTGGTGGCCGGTGGTGCCGATCTTCATCGCCTTGTTCGCGGCCCTCCGCCTGGCCGCCAGGGCGCACCCGGACCTCAAGTTCTACTGGGACGCCGCCGCCGCCCGGACCCCGGTCTTCGGGCGCATCGTCAAGGCCTCAGCCCTGGCCTTCTTCTTCGAGTATCTGTCGCTGCTCGCCTCGGCGGGCATCGACATCCTCAAGAGCCTCGATCTCATGGAGGATTCGGTGGGACACGAGGAACTCCGGCGCGGCATCCGGCGGGTCCGCGAGGACGTGATGGCCGGCTTCGGGCTCACCGAGGCCTTCGGCCGGGTGACCTTCTTCGATCCCTTCGTGCTCCGGATGGTGGGCGTCGGCGAGCAGACGGGGAACCTCCCCGAGCAGTTCCTGATCCTCGCCCGGCGGTACATGGACGAGGTGGACAAGCTCGTGGACACCCTTTCCCGCACCCTCGAGCCCATCCTCATCGTCTTTGCAGGGATCATCTTCCTGCTGGTGGCCCTGGGCCTCATCGGGCCCATCTACCAGATGGTGGGGCAGATCAAATGA
- a CDS encoding AAA family ATPase, with the protein MNGFGDYIQYFGLREAPFRLSPDPEFFFPARPHVAAKEVLKYGIGRGEGFLVLIGTAGTGKTLLLRMLLQELDPKKQPAVLLSPAVGPEGLLHLLLEELDADDPGVQDRGILLKRFQDAMLDLAEQGRELLVVVDEAQNVPRETLEQLRLLSNLETRREKLLQIVLVGQPELEDVLADPALGQLTQRVAVKEVLRPLSREETAEYVAFRLAKAGRGDMRLDRRTLDRVYERTKGIPRLVNRLMDRALLMACAAGKGRVGTREVQESGETVPMPAGVVAEASRWRRAAALAVLSMTLLAGGFVAGRMLQADTGEQAARPAVAREAKAPGGDVLRVVAHRAYVRSGPGKAFDPVALAAAGQVLRAEGRQADWWRVAVHGSDGAEIPGWIHDSVVSAREDAGSGAKKMDR; encoded by the coding sequence ATGAACGGATTCGGCGACTACATCCAGTATTTCGGCCTCCGGGAGGCGCCCTTCCGCCTCTCCCCCGACCCGGAATTCTTCTTCCCGGCCCGGCCCCACGTGGCGGCCAAGGAGGTGCTCAAGTACGGGATCGGGCGCGGGGAGGGGTTCCTGGTGCTCATCGGGACCGCCGGGACCGGAAAGACCCTGCTCCTTCGGATGCTGCTCCAGGAACTCGATCCCAAGAAACAGCCCGCCGTCCTGCTCTCACCGGCGGTGGGCCCGGAGGGGCTCCTCCATCTCCTCCTGGAAGAGCTCGACGCGGACGATCCCGGGGTGCAGGACCGAGGCATCCTGCTCAAGCGCTTCCAGGACGCGATGCTCGACCTCGCCGAGCAGGGGCGGGAGCTCCTCGTCGTGGTGGACGAGGCCCAGAATGTTCCACGTGAAACACTGGAGCAGCTCCGGCTCCTGTCGAACCTCGAGACCCGCCGTGAAAAGCTTCTCCAGATCGTCCTGGTGGGCCAGCCGGAGCTGGAAGATGTGCTGGCGGACCCGGCCCTGGGACAGCTGACCCAGCGCGTGGCCGTCAAGGAGGTGCTGCGGCCGCTCAGCCGGGAAGAGACGGCGGAGTACGTGGCCTTCCGCCTGGCCAAGGCGGGCCGCGGCGACATGCGCCTGGACCGGCGGACCCTGGACCGGGTCTACGAGCGGACGAAGGGGATCCCGAGGCTCGTCAACCGCCTCATGGACCGGGCCCTCCTCATGGCCTGCGCGGCCGGGAAGGGGCGGGTGGGGACCCGGGAGGTCCAGGAGTCGGGCGAGACGGTCCCCATGCCGGCGGGTGTGGTGGCCGAGGCGTCCCGGTGGCGCCGGGCGGCGGCCCTTGCCGTGCTTTCGATGACGCTCCTGGCCGGCGGCTTCGTGGCGGGGCGGATGCTCCAGGCCGACACCGGGGAACAGGCGGCCCGGCCCGCCGTCGCCCGGGAGGCCAAGGCGCCCGGGGGCGACGTGCTCCGCGTGGTGGCGCACCGCGCCTACGTGCGAAGCGGGCCGGGGAAGGCCTTCGACCCGGTGGCCCTGGCGGCAGCCGGACAGGTCCTCCGGGCAGAGGGGCGCCAGGCGGACTGGTGGCGGGTGGCCGTCCATGGCTCGGACGGTGCCGAGATCCCCGGTTGGATCCACGACAGCGTCGTTTCGGCGCGGGAGGATGCGGGCAGTGGCGCGAAGAAGATGGATCGTTGA
- the mshL gene encoding pilus (MSHA type) biogenesis protein MshL, with translation MKRETAKRRGGRAAGAALLGFLLLAGCAGRPAPPPPQAPPTAAAAERPADPASPRRRPAPPKPRFKRLSPLDTQRVTLNFVGEGGGAILLALAKAAGLNLVLDPAFAASPEAARRLTAQYHEWPIREVLESVCTALDVGWRLDGGTVYISPLVERLIPLDFLGTVQSSRFSVGGDVLGGNTAGGGTDTDVLTPLTGSFELTGQNSAEVTDIYKGIEAALKDRLGDEGSYVLNRQTGTLMVRGRPSTVRSIEAYVSALRERYQRQVLIQAKILEIELDHQHELGIDWGQLTATLSKAALKAGGAVLDVATTPTDESVLYNLTLSQDYYNVSTVLRAMEDYGRIRTLSNPRLKVTNGQSAVISVGQSVAYLKSLETGTTTTSGGSSTIAPTAEIGSIFDGVLLGVTPIIEDDGRVSLHLVPIKSDLVSLDEREFAGGTRYTFPRVNLREASTVVRAASGDIVIIGGLIQERTDKEMSGLPVLDRLPLVGRVFRYQRRVLRRVEMVILLDVTVLDKAG, from the coding sequence ATGAAACGAGAGACGGCGAAGAGACGAGGCGGGCGTGCCGCCGGTGCGGCACTCCTCGGATTCCTGCTGCTGGCCGGGTGCGCCGGTCGGCCGGCGCCACCTCCGCCCCAGGCCCCGCCCACGGCGGCCGCCGCGGAACGGCCGGCCGACCCGGCCTCCCCGCGGCGCCGGCCGGCCCCCCCGAAACCGAGGTTCAAGCGCCTGTCGCCCCTCGACACCCAGCGCGTCACCCTCAACTTCGTGGGGGAGGGCGGGGGCGCCATCCTCCTCGCCCTGGCCAAGGCGGCGGGGCTGAACCTGGTGCTGGACCCGGCCTTCGCGGCGAGCCCGGAGGCGGCGCGGCGGTTGACGGCCCAGTACCACGAGTGGCCGATCCGGGAGGTGCTCGAGTCTGTATGCACGGCCCTGGACGTGGGCTGGCGACTCGACGGGGGGACGGTCTACATCTCGCCCCTGGTGGAGCGGCTCATCCCCCTGGACTTTTTGGGCACGGTCCAGAGCTCGCGCTTCAGCGTGGGGGGCGACGTGCTAGGCGGCAATACCGCCGGGGGCGGGACGGACACCGACGTCCTCACCCCGCTCACCGGGAGCTTCGAGCTCACGGGCCAGAACTCCGCCGAGGTGACCGACATCTACAAGGGGATCGAGGCGGCCTTGAAGGACCGGCTCGGCGACGAGGGATCCTACGTCCTGAACCGGCAGACCGGCACCCTGATGGTCCGGGGCCGCCCTTCCACGGTCCGCTCCATCGAGGCCTACGTCTCCGCCCTCCGGGAGCGGTACCAGCGCCAGGTCCTCATCCAGGCGAAGATCCTCGAGATCGAGCTCGACCACCAACACGAACTGGGCATCGACTGGGGCCAGCTCACGGCCACCCTCAGCAAGGCGGCGCTCAAGGCCGGCGGGGCCGTCCTGGACGTGGCCACCACGCCCACGGATGAATCCGTCCTCTACAACCTCACCCTCTCCCAGGACTACTACAATGTGAGCACCGTGCTCCGGGCCATGGAGGACTACGGCCGGATCCGCACCCTCTCCAACCCGCGCCTCAAGGTCACCAACGGCCAGTCCGCGGTGATCAGCGTGGGCCAGTCCGTGGCCTACTTGAAAAGCCTCGAGACGGGCACCACCACCACCTCGGGCGGGTCGAGCACCATCGCTCCAACGGCGGAGATCGGCTCCATCTTCGACGGGGTGCTCCTCGGCGTGACCCCCATCATCGAGGACGACGGGCGGGTCAGCCTCCACCTCGTCCCCATCAAGAGCGACCTCGTCTCCCTGGACGAGCGGGAGTTCGCCGGCGGGACCCGATACACCTTCCCCCGGGTGAACCTCCGGGAGGCCTCCACCGTGGTGCGGGCGGCCTCCGGCGACATCGTCATCATCGGGGGGCTCATCCAGGAGCGGACGGACAAGGAGATGTCGGGTCTCCCGGTCCTGGACCGGCTCCCCCTGGTCGGGCGCGTCTTCCGGTACCAGCGGCGGGTCCTCCGGCGGGTGGAGATGGTGATCCTCCTCGATGTGACGGTGCTGGACAAGGCGGGATGA
- a CDS encoding tetratricopeptide repeat protein encodes MSKLFEALEKVERQREAGGGPAVPVPIGPAAPEGGPSRRRPWLRAAVLGGLVLAAAGLTAAAAVLWWHPVVPGAAPERARPARPAAPPPVTAANPAAPLPGSAAGPSRGGEEATPAPPGTPAVSSKGTPPPLPAATALPSPYAGPAAAPEPAGGAARQASEPAVPADPGAWTRKALLQQAEEYRLAGRLRDAARLYRAYLAERPDPAVANNLAGVLILLGRPGAAARVIRRAQELAPNDPDLRYNLRVAEGLAGRRGAR; translated from the coding sequence ATGAGCAAGCTCTTCGAGGCCCTGGAGAAGGTGGAGCGGCAGCGGGAGGCCGGCGGCGGCCCGGCCGTGCCGGTGCCGATCGGCCCCGCGGCCCCGGAGGGCGGCCCGTCCCGGCGCCGGCCCTGGCTCCGGGCGGCGGTGCTCGGCGGCCTCGTGCTGGCGGCGGCGGGGTTGACCGCTGCGGCGGCCGTCCTGTGGTGGCACCCCGTGGTCCCGGGGGCGGCGCCGGAAAGGGCGCGGCCGGCCCGTCCCGCGGCCCCGCCCCCCGTGACGGCCGCGAATCCCGCGGCCCCGCTCCCCGGGTCGGCGGCCGGCCCGTCCCGCGGGGGCGAAGAGGCGACCCCGGCCCCGCCCGGGACGCCGGCGGTCTCCTCGAAAGGGACGCCGCCGCCGCTTCCGGCAGCGACGGCCCTTCCGAGCCCGTATGCCGGCCCCGCCGCCGCACCGGAACCGGCCGGGGGGGCGGCGCGCCAGGCGTCCGAACCGGCCGTCCCGGCCGATCCCGGTGCCTGGACCCGAAAGGCCCTGCTCCAGCAGGCGGAGGAGTACCGGCTGGCGGGCCGGCTCCGGGACGCGGCCCGCCTCTACCGGGCCTACCTGGCGGAACGCCCGGACCCGGCGGTGGCGAACAACCTGGCCGGGGTCCTCATCCTCCTGGGGCGCCCGGGGGCGGCGGCGCGGGTGATCCGGCGGGCCCAGGAACTGGCGCCGAACGACCCGGACCTCCGCTACAACCTCCGGGTGGCCGAGGGCCTGGCGGGCCGGCGGGGGGCGAGGTGA
- a CDS encoding type II secretion system protein, translating into MRSTRSAAATRTDGFTLVELAIVLVVLGLLIGTLGPMLMSLVKRDKLAEGRRTVRAALEETVGYAMVNGAPPASNATWHAAVGHTRDPWQESLYYYPATQYLDSGGAPTSNPCNATATDLNVTFCADAACAGGVTKANVAFVVGSKGENLNQQSANASGVVKIYDYGVQVDDYAGGSDPNDPNAHYDDIVEYTQLYGLVSRICASGNATGSGNGTGPPTGCSGSYTFQIRAQGKDKSYDVNGGGCTNVPKNTSTAQIPIGDADVLTVYDKKNCGGAIHAQGTPVSLDTDGDCNAYVNCTGGSCSSS; encoded by the coding sequence ATGAGATCTACCAGATCTGCTGCGGCTACTAGGACGGACGGATTCACCCTGGTGGAACTGGCCATCGTGCTGGTGGTGCTGGGGCTCCTCATCGGGACCCTGGGCCCCATGCTCATGAGCCTCGTCAAGCGCGACAAGCTGGCCGAGGGCCGGCGCACGGTCCGGGCGGCCTTGGAGGAGACCGTGGGCTACGCCATGGTCAACGGCGCCCCCCCGGCCTCCAACGCCACCTGGCACGCGGCCGTCGGCCACACCCGGGATCCCTGGCAGGAGTCCCTCTACTACTACCCGGCGACCCAGTACCTCGACAGCGGCGGCGCCCCCACATCGAACCCCTGTAACGCCACGGCCACGGACCTGAACGTGACCTTCTGCGCCGACGCGGCCTGCGCCGGCGGCGTCACCAAGGCCAACGTGGCCTTCGTGGTGGGAAGCAAGGGGGAGAACCTGAACCAGCAGTCCGCCAACGCCAGCGGGGTGGTGAAGATCTACGACTACGGGGTCCAGGTGGACGACTACGCCGGGGGTTCCGACCCCAACGACCCCAACGCCCACTACGACGACATCGTGGAATACACCCAGCTCTACGGCCTGGTCAGCCGGATCTGCGCCTCCGGGAACGCCACGGGGAGCGGAAACGGGACCGGGCCGCCCACCGGCTGCAGCGGGAGCTATACCTTCCAGATACGCGCCCAGGGCAAGGACAAGTCGTACGACGTGAACGGGGGGGGCTGCACCAACGTTCCGAAGAACACCTCCACCGCCCAGATCCCCATCGGGGACGCGGACGTCTTGACCGTCTACGACAAGAAGAACTGCGGCGGAGCGATCCACGCCCAGGGGACGCCGGTGTCCCTCGACACGGACGGCGACTGTAACGCCTACGTGAACTGCACCGGCGGCTCCTGTTCCTCGAGCTAG